One region of Manis pentadactyla isolate mManPen7 chromosome 9, mManPen7.hap1, whole genome shotgun sequence genomic DNA includes:
- the SMPD1 gene encoding sphingomyelin phosphodiesterase isoform X1: MSHHGVSPDQGHPGSSRQPGPERSWGAPRLGLLWMGLAVALALPESLVLWAPAGAHPLPSRDHPASRFKRLVPQLRGTFGWGNLTCPVCKALFSAIDFGLKRETSVAWVGSVATNLCKQLKIAPPAVCQSAVQLFEDDMVEVWTRSVLSPSEACGLLLGSTCGHWDIFESWNISLPDIPKPPPQPPNPPAPGAPVSRVLFLTDLHWDHDYLEGTDPDCENPLCCRRDSGLPPTSRQGAGYWGEYSKCDLPLRTLESLLSGLGPAGPFDMVYWTGDIPAHNVWHQSRQDQLRALTTITALVKKFLGPVPVYPAVGNHESTPVNGFPPPFIEGNHSSRWLYEAMAKAWEPWLPAEALHTLRIGGFYALSPRPGLRLISLNMNFCSRENFWLMINSTDPAGQLQWLVGELQTAEDRGDKVHIIGHIPPGHCLKSWSWNYYRIVARYENTLAGQFFGHTHMDEFEVFYDEETLSRPLSVAFLAPSATTYISLNPGYRVYQIDGDYAGSSHVVLDHETYILNLTQANQPRASPHWQLLYRARETYGLPNALPAAWHHLVYRMRSDAQLFQTFWFLYHKGHPPSGPCGMPCRLTTLCALLSARSDSPALCRHLVPDASLPAVWFLQPQPAWC; encoded by the exons ATGTCCCACCACGGAGTGTCTCCCGACCAGGGCCACCCCGGGTCCAGCAGACAGCCAGGCCCTGAGAGGTCCTGGGGAGCCCCCAGACTGGGGCTCTTGTGGATGGGCCTGGCGGTGGCGCTAGCCCTGCCCGAATCCCTGGTTCTCTGGGCCCCAGCCGGGGCCCACCCTCTTCCCTCCCGGGACCATCCTGCCAGCAGGTTCAAGCGCTTAGTGCCCCAGCTGCGCGGCACCTTTGGGTGGGGGAACCTAACCTGCCCAGTCTGCAAAGCTCTGTTCTCCGCCATCGACTTTGGGCTGAAG AGGGAGACCAGTGTGGCGTGGGTGGGCTCTGTAGCTACCAACCTGTGCAAGCAACTGAAGATAGCTCCGCCTGCCGTGTGCCAGTCAGCTGTCCAGCTCTTTGAGGACGACATGGTGGAGGTGTGGACACGCTCAGTGCTGAGCCCATCTGAGGCCTGTGGTCTGCTCCTGGGCTCCACCTGTGGGCACTGGGACATCTTCGAATCTTGGAACATCTCTTTGCCGGACATTCCAAAGCCGCCACCCCAGCCGCCCAaccccccagccccaggagcccctgtcagCCGCGTCCTCTTCCTCACTGACCTGCACTGGGATCATGACTACCTGGAGGGCACAGACCCCGACTGTGAGAACCCTCTGTGCTGCCGCCGGGATTCTGGCCTGCCACCCACCTCGCGCCAAGGTGCTGGTTACTGGGGTGAGTACAGCAAGTGTGACCTGCCCCTGCGGACCCTGGAGAGCCTGCTGAGTGGGCTGGGCCCTGCCGGCCCCTTTGACATGGTGTACTGGACGGGAGACATCCCTGCTCACAACGTCTGGCACCAGTCCCGTCAGGACCAGCTGCGGGCCCTGACCACCATCACAGCCCTGGTGAAGAAGTTCCTGGGGCCGGTGCCCGTGTACCCTGCCGTGGGCAACCACGAGAGCACGCCTGTCAACGGCTTCCCCCCGCCCTTCATCGAGGGCAACCACTCCTCCCGCTGGCTCTATGAGGCGATGGCCAAGGCGTGGGAGCCCTGGCTGCCTGCCGAAGCCCTTCACACCCTCAG AATTGGGGGGTTCTATGCCCTTTCCCCACGCCCTGGCCTCCGCCTCATCTCTCTTAATATGAACTTTTGTTCCCGTGAGAACTTCTGGCTCATGATCAACTCCACAGATCCTGCTGGACAGCTCCAGTGGCTGGTGGGGGAGCTTCAGACCGCAGAGGATCGAGGAGACAAG GTGCATATAATTGGCCACATTCCCCCAGGGCACTGCCTGAAGAGCTGGAGCTGGAATTACTATCGAATTGTAGCCAG GTATGAGAACACCTTGGCTGGTCAGTTCTTTGGCCACACCCACATGGATGAGTTTGAGGTCTTCTACGATGAGGAGACCCTGAGCCGGCCACTCTCCGTAGCCTTCCTGGCGCCCAGTGCCACCACATACATCAGCCTTAACCCTG GTTACCGGGTCTACCAAATAGATGGTGACTACGCAGGGAGCTCTCATGTGGTCCTGGACCACGAGACCTACATTCTGAACCTGACACAGGCGAATCAGCCCAGAGCTTCCCCACACTGGCAGCTCCTCTACAGGGCTCGGGAAACCTACGGACTGCCCAACGCGCTGCCTGCTGCCTGGCACCACCTGGTCTACCGCATGCGGAGCGATGCACAGCTATTCCAGACCTTCTGGTTTCTCTACCATAAGGGGCACCCGCCCTCAGGGCCCTGCGGCATGCCCTGCCGCCTCACCACTCTGTGCGCCCTGCTCTCCGCCCGCTCTGACAGCCCTGCCCTGTGTCGCCACCTGGTGCCGGATGCAAGTCTCCCTGCTGTCTGGTTTCTGCAGCCGCAGCCGGCATGGTGCTAA
- the SMPD1 gene encoding sphingomyelin phosphodiesterase isoform X2: MSHHGVSPDQGHPGSSRQPGPERSWGAPRLGLLWMGLAVALALPESLVLWAPAGAHPLPSRDHPASRFKRLVPQLRGTFGWGNLTCPVCKALFSAIDFGLKRETSVAWVGSVATNLCKQLKIAPPAVCQSAVQLFEDDMVEVWTRSVLSPSEACGLLLGSTCGHWDIFESWNISLPDIPKPPPQPPNPPAPGAPVSRVLFLTDLHWDHDYLEGTDPDCENPLCCRRDSGLPPTSRQGAGYWGEYSKCDLPLRTLESLLSGLGPAGPFDMVYWTGDIPAHNVWHQSRQDQLRALTTITALVKKFLGPVPVYPAVGNHESTPVNGFPPPFIEGNHSSRWLYEAMAKAWEPWLPAEALHTLRIGGFYALSPRPGLRLISLNMNFCSRENFWLMINSTDPAGQLQWLVGELQTAEDRGDKVHIIGHIPPGHCLKSWSWNYYRIVARYENTLAGQFFGHTHMDEFEVFYDEETLSRPLSVAFLAPSATTYISLNPVDPLSLQVTGSTK, encoded by the exons ATGTCCCACCACGGAGTGTCTCCCGACCAGGGCCACCCCGGGTCCAGCAGACAGCCAGGCCCTGAGAGGTCCTGGGGAGCCCCCAGACTGGGGCTCTTGTGGATGGGCCTGGCGGTGGCGCTAGCCCTGCCCGAATCCCTGGTTCTCTGGGCCCCAGCCGGGGCCCACCCTCTTCCCTCCCGGGACCATCCTGCCAGCAGGTTCAAGCGCTTAGTGCCCCAGCTGCGCGGCACCTTTGGGTGGGGGAACCTAACCTGCCCAGTCTGCAAAGCTCTGTTCTCCGCCATCGACTTTGGGCTGAAG AGGGAGACCAGTGTGGCGTGGGTGGGCTCTGTAGCTACCAACCTGTGCAAGCAACTGAAGATAGCTCCGCCTGCCGTGTGCCAGTCAGCTGTCCAGCTCTTTGAGGACGACATGGTGGAGGTGTGGACACGCTCAGTGCTGAGCCCATCTGAGGCCTGTGGTCTGCTCCTGGGCTCCACCTGTGGGCACTGGGACATCTTCGAATCTTGGAACATCTCTTTGCCGGACATTCCAAAGCCGCCACCCCAGCCGCCCAaccccccagccccaggagcccctgtcagCCGCGTCCTCTTCCTCACTGACCTGCACTGGGATCATGACTACCTGGAGGGCACAGACCCCGACTGTGAGAACCCTCTGTGCTGCCGCCGGGATTCTGGCCTGCCACCCACCTCGCGCCAAGGTGCTGGTTACTGGGGTGAGTACAGCAAGTGTGACCTGCCCCTGCGGACCCTGGAGAGCCTGCTGAGTGGGCTGGGCCCTGCCGGCCCCTTTGACATGGTGTACTGGACGGGAGACATCCCTGCTCACAACGTCTGGCACCAGTCCCGTCAGGACCAGCTGCGGGCCCTGACCACCATCACAGCCCTGGTGAAGAAGTTCCTGGGGCCGGTGCCCGTGTACCCTGCCGTGGGCAACCACGAGAGCACGCCTGTCAACGGCTTCCCCCCGCCCTTCATCGAGGGCAACCACTCCTCCCGCTGGCTCTATGAGGCGATGGCCAAGGCGTGGGAGCCCTGGCTGCCTGCCGAAGCCCTTCACACCCTCAG AATTGGGGGGTTCTATGCCCTTTCCCCACGCCCTGGCCTCCGCCTCATCTCTCTTAATATGAACTTTTGTTCCCGTGAGAACTTCTGGCTCATGATCAACTCCACAGATCCTGCTGGACAGCTCCAGTGGCTGGTGGGGGAGCTTCAGACCGCAGAGGATCGAGGAGACAAG GTGCATATAATTGGCCACATTCCCCCAGGGCACTGCCTGAAGAGCTGGAGCTGGAATTACTATCGAATTGTAGCCAG GTATGAGAACACCTTGGCTGGTCAGTTCTTTGGCCACACCCACATGGATGAGTTTGAGGTCTTCTACGATGAGGAGACCCTGAGCCGGCCACTCTCCGTAGCCTTCCTGGCGCCCAGTGCCACCACATACATCAGCCTTAACCCTG TCGACCCTCTTTCCTTGCAGGTTACCGGGTCTACCAAATAG